Proteins from a genomic interval of Desulfobacterales bacterium:
- a CDS encoding HD domain-containing protein: MPNQRANRKLQPKYKPHTPRLKIVDQYIRELFRDELPDGIKYHDADHTLHPTRGVVASANRIAISENVSQKDRELVITAAYFHDTGYIREYDKNEPIAARMAGRILKIIGYKPAEIKKVQKMILATDLAKKPKTHIEKILCDADLDHLGRDDFFKLDQKLRDGRRARGLDVSDGAKWYKGTLKLMENHRYYNESQKKQREKKKQDNIKQLLEKLEKIKKRNI; the protein is encoded by the coding sequence ATGCCAAATCAACGGGCCAACCGGAAATTGCAACCCAAATATAAGCCGCACACGCCACGGTTGAAAATCGTGGATCAGTATATTCGGGAGCTGTTCAGAGATGAACTGCCCGACGGCATTAAATACCATGATGCCGATCATACCCTGCATCCCACCCGAGGAGTGGTTGCCAGCGCTAACCGAATTGCCATATCTGAGAATGTCTCCCAAAAGGATCGCGAGTTGGTCATTACTGCAGCCTATTTTCATGACACCGGTTACATCAGAGAATATGACAAGAATGAACCGATTGCGGCCCGCATGGCCGGCAGAATCCTTAAAATAATTGGTTACAAGCCGGCCGAAATAAAAAAGGTTCAAAAAATGATACTGGCGACCGATTTGGCAAAAAAACCGAAAACTCATATTGAAAAAATACTGTGTGATGCCGATCTCGACCATCTGGGCCGAGACGATTTTTTCAAACTGGATCAAAAATTAAGGGATGGGCGGCGAGCAAGAGGCTTGGATGTCAGCGATGGCGCAAAATGGTATAAAGGAACGCTTAAGCTTATGGAAAACCACCGCTATTATAATGAATCACAGAAGAAACAAAGAGAAAAGAAGAAGCAAGATAACATAAAACAGCTTTTAGAAAAACTGGAGAAGATTAAAAAAAGAAATATCTGA
- a CDS encoding amidase family protein translates to MALCRKVVRLSALSLLIGFLICCEKQDPASNSPQPIDPLLYKSATELTAAIRRGEISSLDLLNRFIENIQANNGRINAVVAMNENAARTRAAEADKALADGQNWGPLHGLPMTVKDVFEVVGMPTTSGDPKLKNHLPQQNAIAVQRLIDAGAIIFGKTNIPYHARDFQSFNPVYGTTNNPWDTSKTPGGSSGGSAAAIAVGFTPLELGSDLGGSIRVPSNFCGVFGHKPTFGVVPRYGHIPPMPGRVPPDAMPLLPLFVAGPLARSADDLELALEVLMTPGQADQNDSRPELLPPRRQQFADYRVAVWFKDSEFANEIDSEVLAALQRAVEKLSAAGLKIDEEARPNIHLWENLRIWTNIRDDMMAGAIPIWEGHIEKQKKQQAQWAAFFERYDVLLAPVSPTAAFEHKHRLPMESRRLTVNGRSKSYFKNLTWTVMAIVSELPATVAPVGLTESGLPVGVQIISDRFEDRTTIDFARGLSKLVGGFAAPPGYMEKR, encoded by the coding sequence ATGGCACTTTGCAGGAAAGTTGTTCGGCTTAGCGCACTCTCGCTTCTGATTGGCTTTCTCATTTGCTGCGAAAAGCAAGATCCCGCTTCCAACTCCCCACAACCCATTGACCCCCTCCTTTATAAATCCGCAACCGAGCTGACCGCTGCCATTCGGCGCGGCGAGATTTCCTCTCTCGATCTTCTCAATCGATTTATTGAAAACATACAGGCAAATAATGGCCGCATCAATGCTGTTGTAGCCATGAATGAAAACGCAGCCCGGACACGCGCAGCAGAAGCCGATAAAGCACTCGCTGATGGCCAAAACTGGGGGCCACTGCATGGCCTGCCGATGACCGTAAAAGATGTCTTCGAAGTGGTGGGCATGCCCACAACATCGGGCGATCCCAAACTAAAAAACCACCTGCCACAACAAAATGCCATCGCGGTCCAGCGCCTGATCGACGCCGGCGCCATCATCTTTGGCAAAACCAACATCCCATATCACGCCCGTGATTTTCAAAGCTTCAACCCGGTCTATGGTACGACCAATAATCCTTGGGACACCTCCAAAACGCCCGGCGGTTCATCGGGCGGCTCGGCAGCAGCAATTGCCGTGGGTTTCACGCCGCTGGAGCTGGGCAGTGATTTGGGTGGCTCGATCCGCGTTCCGTCAAATTTTTGCGGGGTTTTCGGCCACAAACCCACCTTTGGTGTCGTTCCGCGCTATGGGCATATTCCGCCCATGCCGGGCCGGGTTCCCCCTGACGCGATGCCGCTGCTACCGCTTTTTGTAGCTGGCCCTCTGGCCCGCAGCGCCGATGACCTTGAGCTCGCCCTGGAAGTTTTAATGACACCGGGCCAAGCAGATCAAAACGACAGCCGACCTGAACTTTTACCGCCGCGAAGGCAGCAGTTTGCAGATTATCGCGTTGCGGTGTGGTTTAAAGATTCCGAATTTGCCAATGAAATCGATTCAGAGGTGTTGGCGGCCCTTCAAAGGGCCGTTGAAAAACTAAGTGCAGCCGGTCTAAAAATTGACGAGGAGGCGCGTCCGAATATCCATCTATGGGAAAATTTGCGGATCTGGACAAATATTCGCGATGATATGATGGCCGGGGCCATACCGATATGGGAGGGCCACATCGAAAAACAAAAAAAACAGCAGGCGCAGTGGGCAGCATTCTTTGAACGTTACGATGTGCTGCTGGCGCCGGTGTCACCAACGGCCGCCTTTGAACACAAACATCGCCTGCCAATGGAATCGCGCAGATTGACGGTTAACGGACGGTCAAAGTCCTATTTCAAGAACCTGACCTGGACGGTCATGGCAATTGTGTCGGAGCTTCCGGCCACCGTAGCGCCGGTTGGGCTGACCGAATCAGGTTTACCGGTGGGTGTCCAAATTATCAGTGACAGATTCGAAGATCGCACCACCATCGACTTCGCACGCGGTTTGTCCAAACTCGTTGGCGGATTCGCTGCCCCTCCTGGCTATATGGAGAAGCGATAA